tggagttcagtggcgcagtctccgctcattgcaacctcctggggtcaagtgattcttgtgtttCAGCtgcccaagcagctgggactacagatgtgcaccaccaaacctagctaattttttttttgagatggagtctcgctctgtcgcctaggttggagtgcagtggcgtgatttcggctcactgcaacctccatctcccgggttcaagtgattctcctgcctcagcctcctgagtagctgggattacaagcaggcaccaccatacccggccaatttttgtattttcagtagagatggggttcaccacattggtcaggctggtctctaattccctgaccttgtgatccgcctgccttggcctcccaaagtgctgggattagaggctgagccactgcgctcagcctgtccagctaatttttgtatttttagtagaggcagggtttcagcacgttggccaggtaggtctcaaactcttgccctcaagtgatccacctgcctcagcctcccaaagtgctggaattacaggagtgagccaccgcacccagcccatcaTTTTATTGACCAACACCTGaatcttctctccagcctggcctCCCCCACCATGGCCATGAACACCTGGGACTCCTCTACTTCTGTGTCCACCTCATTCTTCACTGCGTGAATTTACCACGTCACCTTTCCAGTGCTACCACCTCACTCTCTCCTCTCCATTCTCTACCCATTAGAGGTGAGGGAAGGATGTCTTTACAGTCTGGGTTGGCACTGGCTTGGCCGGGCTTGTTTCTGTCATCTGGCATCTTGGTCTTTGCATCTAGTGTACATCTACCTCTATTTTGTCACTCCCACAAGGACAGGGGTCTGTGTTGGTGTGGTTCACAGATGCATCACGGAtgcatccccagcacctagcccAGCACAGGCACACTGCGTGCTCAGCGTTTACTGAATGAGTGAGGCAGTCTCCACCATTAGGCGAAGTCAGGCCTGGTGCTGTTCCAGGGCTgtccctcctgcctctgtccaCAGCAGCCCCTAAGCCACACCCCAGCCGTGAACTGTTCGCCTTCACCCTCTCCAGCTTCCTTTAGCCTCTGCCCAGGATTTGTTCCCGAGCATCGAGCTGCTGCCCTCACCTTTCAGAACCCAATGTGGGAAGCATCTCTAAGGGCACCACCCCTGCTCCCCTGCTGCTGGCTGCCCTGGCCACTCAATGGCTTCTTGAGTCTGTCTCCCCAGAGCCAGAGCCTCCTGAAGCAGGGCTGCGTGGTGAGTCATCACGGACATGGGCGGGACCCCAGGTGGGGGGTTGCTGGCTGAGGGGAGGGGCAGAATGCACTCCTGTCAGAGGCAGGGCTAGTGAAGCAGCTCAGAGCTGGTCTGGCAACTCCAGCTGTTCCTTCTTTCCTCAGGGACAATCAGAGACTAGCCATATTCTCTCACAGCCAGGACGGAGCAGACCTTAGAAGATGTTCCTGCTCCCAGGCCCAAGATACCACCTCCCAGCCCCATCAGGCATCTCCAGAATGGGACAGGGACTGAACCTCAGGATTCAGATCCCAatcccctgcccacctcccaccaccagaTCCGAGGGAGGGCTGTGACCCTGATGAGAGGTGTATGTGGCTGGTGTCCACTGCCCTTGGGAGCAGGGACTGGAGGAGACACCCTTGCCTGTGGAACAGCAGGGAAGATCAAACGTTTCTCCCTGGGTTGGCAAGGAGGCTGGCACTGGTCCAGCTGAGAAGACAGGGGCAAGTGGCGGAAACACAATGAGCCCCGTCCCTCACACAAGGGCTGGGCCTGACTCCCTTGCAACCAATATGGAGAAAGCAAGGTCACTGGTGTTGGGATGGAATGTGGGTCCCCCCACTCCCAGTGACTCGTGCTCCAGCAGAACAGCTCCAGAGTGGGCAGCTCTGGGCCCCCAGTCTTGGTGAATACATCTTACACGAGAAGTCCCCAGCAGAGGGTTTCATAGAGACAGAGCTGAGCTCAAACCCCATGAGAGATTCTGGAATCTCTCACACACTCTAGCCCACATACAAAATCCAAGCAGAGAAGCAActgttttatgtttaatttacaaaagagaccccaaaataataataataaactatccAGGGCAAGAGAGTAGGGTCAGGTCCTCCCTAGCCCAGCTGTACCCTCCTTCCCCTCTGGCAGGGAGAGAAGGGGCCTCCCAGGGGACTTCCCCTCCCCCTTAGAACAGGGGGCTGCGAGCTGGTATGGATGCCCTCCTGGGCTTCGTGGGGGCTCTGCCCACTCCAAACTCCAGTTTGTCCACCCCCTGCAGGATCCTACATGCCTAAGAGAACCCTTGTGGTAGAGGCCAGCTTGCTGGGCAGCTAGGCAGGAGACCCTACAAGGTCCAGGTAAAGGCCAGGGCTGCCAGAGCCAGCAGACTGGTGAGGTGGAACGCAGCCCAGGCCTCACTGGCACCCCCAGCTGCCTGCCTATGGTCCCACTGGCATTGCTCACCACTCCAGCCCAAGTAGCACTGGCAGCGGAAGTGTGTCTGCAGGTGGTCAAGGTCGGCCCAGCTGAGCTCCCCGACAGGTCGCAGCTGGGGTTCACCGGGTGTGTGGCTAGGCACTAGGCGGAAGCTGTTGGTGCTGAGATGCAGGAAGGTACTGGCACTGGGGTTGCGGCGCACACAGCGTCCGTGTCCATGGCACTGGGCCCGGCTGCAATATTGGGTGGCCCAGGACACATTGACCACGTAGGGGACCAGCAGCCGTGTCAGGTAATCCTTAAGATACTGGCAGGTCTCCTGGAGGCAGAAGCCAAGGACCACAGGTCAGGGTCAGTGACCTCAGCCCACAGGCCCAGATGGAAACTGTGTCCACACTGTGATGACTATGCCTTATTTTAACTGCACACATTTATACATTCAATCTGCACCTGAGCCACACAGTCCCTGCTCCTGACGAGAAGTGGGTGGGGGCAGAGACCGGAACCCTGTTGGGCAGATGGGGAAGGGCGGAACTCAACAGCTGTTCAGGAAAGCATTTCCTCTTTCCTGAGAGCAGGGTGGGGGTGATCTCCTTTTCTGTCGTGACCAGGGATGCCTTGGGTGGGAGACAGACAAGGGGACTAGACTAGGATTGCCCACCTGAGATTGGTAGCCAAATGCCCTCTCTGGCTGTCCCGTAGACTGAGCTCTAGCAGGGTGGGTCTCGCTTACCGTGCTTGTGGTGTACCCTGCGTCACCCCAGAGGATGACACCAGCTGCGCCCAGGGCTGCACTCTCGCCaatggtagagatgaggtccatCTATGCAGGAAAAGGGATGGTCACTGGGGAAGACTGAGCCCACGGGGTGAGAGGAACAGATGGGGAGGGCAGGCCCCAGCCTGTTTCAACCTACTGAACTCACAGCTCAACCCCCCTTTCACTTCCAGGCAGAGACTCAtctgttttgcttcctttttaaatgtttaagtcCATTTCCACCCCActtttgggcctcagtttcccaagccAAGGCACACTTGAGCCTAGGTGCAGCTATCAAGATGGATTCCAAAGTTAGAAGGCCTGGGccccagtcccagctctgctctgGATTTGCTGGGAAGCTTTGGGCAAACTTCTCAGCATCTCTGTGCCTCAAatgttctcatctgaaaaatggggataatgatgtcGCCCTTTCAGGTTACAGAGAGAATGATTTGAGGGAATGTGGAGCAGCCAATAAACTACAGATATAGTCCTATAGTGGCCCCTGATAACCCAAATGTGCAGTGGATCCTCAAGGAGGAAAAAGGCAGGGCCCTGGAGACACATACCTCACTAAGCCCCGTGAGCCTGCGGCTATAGGTGGGCCGTGTGAAGACGTAGACTGGGAGTGCATGGTTGGCATGGTGGGTTCGAGCCACACGAAGGGCCTCCTGAACACGGAAGCTCACAAAGTTGCGGCCATGGCGGGAGGAAGCAAGTGTCTCGTCCAGGTAGACAGACGGGAAGAGGGCCGTGCTCTCAGCCCACAGCCAGGCCAGCTGGTCATTGCGGGCCACCTCAACATCAGGACAGCGGCCTGTGTAGCTCTCCCAGTTCTGCACATAATCATGATTGTAGCAGTCAGGAAAGAGGTAGAAGCCCCAGAGGTGCCGGGGCCGCACTGCCTTGACATAACGCAGTGTCTCCAGCATGAACTGCTGTGCTGCGAACTCAAACTCATATTGTGCCTGTTTGACTATGCGGTCTGGAGGCCAGTCAGGGTGACGACTGGCCACCAGCTGGCGTGATGACCGGCGGTACACATCTTTGTCCTGCCAGTTGCGTACCCACACAGGTCGCCAGTCCTCCCAGTCGATGACCGCCAGCCCCTCAGACTCCTGTGTCCGAATGTAGTGCTCCACACGTTTCTGCAGCATCTTCCGGTGTGCCCAGAGGCTGACATTCTGtggcacaccaccatgcacagaCCTTCCCGCGGAATCGAAGCGTGGATACAGGCCTAGACGGTCGCGGTAGAAGATGGTGATATTCTGGTTCACAAAACCCTCATTAGGTGAGGCCTGCACATCAAAGGCATTCAGGTCCAGTGGCACCTTGAGGCGTGGGCCACAGTCCTGTGTGGGCACATCCCACGCTACCACAAAGGGCCGGCCTGTGAAGATGGGTGGTGCTGTGGGCTTGAGCTCCATGGCCCATGCCACCGCCAGCACCAGGGCCAGTGTAACGGCGGGGCCTGGGCCTGCCCGCATGCTGGGGGCTGCAGGAGGTGTCACCTGCCTGGCACCAGCTCAGGAACTGGAAGAAGGGTGGGGGAAAACAAGTCAGTCTAGGGAATCCTGGAAGTGCCCCCCTCAAGCCCATCTATGCTCCCAAAGCCCATGCTGTGTAGGGGCACTGTGCTCATGGCTGTAATAGGTTTCAGAGACCACAGGCCACTGCACGGCAGGCAAGGCACCCTGGGAACTCACTGCCAGAAACACACGGCTCCTTTCTGGAGCAGGTAGCCTACGACTCGGGAGAAATCTCTATTAGGTCTGTGACCCTTCTCAGAACTAGATAATCTAGGCTCACCAGAGTGAGCATGTACTGCATACCATCCACTACATGGTTTCAGAGAACCCTGAACCCCTGATGCCCACCCTGTACACCGTGAAGAACCCTTGATCCAAAGAAACTATAGCATTTGGGTAAAGCAGCGAACAGCTCATTCAGAGGATAGGAAGCTGGAAGGAACGCAGCTGCGAGGCTTCTATCCGTGTAACACCCGCCCGGCAGAAGAGTGAGGCTGTCCGGACTTTCGAGAGCTGACACTCTCCCGGCTTGGAGGAGGCCCCGCGGGGACAAAGGGGCAGCGGACCTCCCACGGCGGCGCCGGCCGACCGGCCCGTCCCTCCACCGCCACCGGGAATGCGCGCGCCCGCCTCCCCCGCCCGGCAGCTCAGGGCTAGAGCGCGCTCCGCCGGGTCTTTGTGCGGgaccccgcccccgccccgcacGTGGGGCCAGCGCCCGgtcgggtgggggtggggtttgTGGGACGCCTCTCCGCGAGCACCCCCGGGGATTCAGGCCCCAGCCCAAGGGGAGAGAGCCGCCAGGTTTGCACCGCCCGCCCTCACCTCGCGCGGGGCGCCACCGGGACCCGCGCCAGGGACACCGCCATCCcgggcccagcccagccctctccGGCCGTTCGCCCAGGCGCGGCCCCGGCTCAGCGCCTCTGCTGGCTCCGCCCCTAGGCCCGCTGGCCCTTTAAGACTCCAGTGCGGAGGTGGGCCCGGGACTGGACTTGCGGCCGAGGCGGGAAGGTGTGTTTCACCTTTCTCGGTGCCGGTGCCGCGTTTCGGGCTCGAAGATCCCCAGGTCCTCTGCAGAGGAACGTAGCCACCCATCTGGGACCCTAATGGCCCTCTGAGCAGGGTTTTCTCTGGGAGTCTCAGCCACGAGCGTAAGTCAGCCTGAAATGTTCCCCCTGCAGCCCGAGGCCGGTGGTTCAGTCCTACCCGCTCCGCGGCGCCGCCAGCCTCTTAAAGAGACAGTGTGAGGGACGGGGCAGGGGGACGGGGAGAAAGGTGGGGGAAATGGGAGGAGGCGTTGTCCCGCTCGACCATCAGGAGGTGCTGCGGTACTCCGAGGTTGGCGGGGGGGCAGCAGCAGATCTGGCTCTGCACCCCCGAACGTAGACGCCAGCCATGGGGCCCCTTTGTGTGGAAAAAGGGACTTTGACCTGAGGCGACCTCTGGTCTCCTGGACAGTAATGCCCCGCCTCCCACGAATCAGGGGCCCCCTTGTCAGGTCCGCGGTGTAAAGGGAGGCCCCGCCCCCTGCAAGACTGAAGGAGGGGGCCAAGCACCGCTTCTTAGCACGCCCGGGAAGGGCCGAGGCAGTCGTTATCCTGGCAACCCGGCTGTAGGTCGCGGCGTGGCCAGTAGGGGTTGGGGCAGGGAAGCTCAGAGGGGTCTAGGAAGTTGGCCGCCCCCTCTCCCTGACTCGCATCAGGGAGGGCCAGTCATCCCTGGGATCCCGTCCTTTTCTGCCCGGTCTCTGAGGTCCTTTGGGAGCCCGGCTCCCTCTCAACCCCGAGGAGGCCCCCATCCCCTGCAGCAGTTTCTGGCTGTACCTCCAAGAAAGCCAGCAAGAGGGGTCTCCCAGGGCCTCCATCCCGTATCCAGCGACCCCTACGCTCCACCGGCCCCTCCCAGTGGGGGACAGGCTTAGAGCTGGACCCTGGCGAGCCCCGTGCGAAACCACATCGGCTCTTCCTACGTCCGCTCCCCAGTGCGAGACTCAGCTCCCCAAAGGGCCCACGTCTGCGCCACCAGCCCCTAACCCTCCCAGGcgccaggagagggagggagtgcTGTGGGGGTGCAGACCAGCCGTCTGCGCTGGGCTCACCTGTGTGGGAGTCCGTCGGCCCAGTCGGTCGGCGGCCTCCCTCCTTCCTGGGGTGAGCCTCTCCAGCTAGGCTACTTGCGCTAGCTGCTGCCCGTTGGGCAGCCCGTCGAGGACTTGATAAACCCCATTCCCTCCCATCCGCTCCCGCCTCCCATCCCAGCCCTTTCTCCTCACTTCCTGCTGCCCCCTGAGAGGAAAGGGCCAGGAACAGGCGCGGGGGAGGAGATCGCCTTGACCCTGTTTCCCTCCAGAATGCCCTGCTGGCTGGCTGCCCTCCCCATCCTTCCCCAGTAGGATCTGGTCCCACTAGCTGCGCCAGGTGACAGGAAGGCTATGGGCTCAGGATCAGGTGCCAATCTCCCCCACACCCACAGCTTCCAACACTAGGGAACCTCTTCACTCCTTCCCTAGGGTTGGGGCCCATCCTCAAATCCAGTAGGGTGTGAGAGGATGGGGTCAGGTGGTGGTGCTTTTGAGAGTCAAAATACTTGGGGTTGTTCAGCTGAGGGTCCCCCAGAGCAGGTGCCAAAGAAGGGAACTAGCCTTGGGAGGAGGGTCGGGGGGACTTCCAGTAGCTGAGTCCATTTTTTTCCACTGAGAGCTTCCGCATCCTGTGTGACAGGACAATGTGTTGGTGTGACTGTGTGGGTTGGGAAGGAGGGGACCAGCTGGGAGGGTTCTGCTGAGTGCTTTCCTGCTGGAGTTCATCCCTGGGTGTATTTCAGAGTTCACTACACAGAGTAGGGGACTCCTTACAACATGGATGAGGAAAGGGGTATATTCCTCTGGGAGGGGTGTTCCTGTGGCTGGCCCTAGGGAGGACTGCAGCGAGGTTCCAGCAGACCTCTCCAGGGGTGCAGACAAATCTACCTACCCTCAAGTCACCCAGAGCCAACCCCTCAGCAACCCAATGGCCCAATGCCCAGGAGCCTCTCCCGCAACAGAAGGCTGTGTGAGGGTTAGGTGAATGCCCTGGAGTCTGGCCCTGAGGACCAAGGAGTCCATGACATGGTAGGGGAAGGTGCAGTGTCCCTGTACTGTGCTGGCTTCACAGGGGTCAGAGGCCTTGGAAGCTCCATGGGTGGGGACCCCTGGGGAAACAAAGGCTAGGCCAGACTGTCCCAGGGCAGGGACACTTCCTTAGGCAGCCAGCAGGAAGGAAGTGAGCACAGCCCAGCGGGAGAGAGTGAGGAAGTGCTGCCTGACCTCCATTGTTTCCAGTGTTGGGGTCAGCTGGGCAGGCCCAGCACAGGGAGTTCCCCCAGGCTGGGACAGTGGTGGTAGGAGATAGGATGCTATCTGGCATGGGAGAGTCCTGGGCCTTGAACGAGGGGGACCATGGAGGATGACAGGGCCTCATGTTTGGCATCCTATGGGGGGTATGGGGAGGCACCCCACAGAACTGCAAGTCCAGGCTGGATATGGTGATCCTGCTCTAGGCTTGACAAATTCAAACCTCCGAAAGACTGGCAGACCAACTCCCTACAGTCAGAAGCCTGTCCCTGAACTCTCTCCTCTCTAACTGGGAATTGGATAGTCAAAGGCTAAGCCTAGCAGAGAATCTGCGTCATAGCAGCCCCTGAGAAGTGCAGGCAGAATGACCACAGTGGGCAGGCTGCAGGTGGTGACAAGATGGGGGCAACAGAGAGCAGGGGCAATACTGGTGGGCTGAGCCTTGCTTGCTGAAACATAAGACTGAGCTCATTCTCCTATGGTGTCCACAGGCAGGCCTCGGAGAAGGCACATGAGTTTGGGTTGCTGAGCCTGGCAGTAGGCCAAGGGTGTAGGGACACCTATCTGGCTGCTGTCCATTAAAGTTGGGCTTTTGAGGTCCATGGGGGTCAGGCCATGACCCCACTTAGGGTCAGCTGGCAATTCTGCAGCTAACACAGATATTCCAGAACTATCTGGGGTCACACTCTCTCACCTTAGGTCAGGCAGGTAGGGTCAATCCTCAGTGAAGTATCCCAGGGCCTTCTGATTCCAAGGGTCACCACCACATGGATCACAACAGATAAGTGAGTGCCCT
Above is a window of Macaca thibetana thibetana isolate TM-01 chromosome 2, ASM2454274v1, whole genome shotgun sequence DNA encoding:
- the HYAL2 gene encoding hyaluronidase-2, with the translated sequence MRAGPGPAVTLALVLAVAWAMELKPTAPPIFTGRPFVVAWDVPTQDCGPRLKVPLDLNAFDVQASPNEGFVNQNITIFYRDRLGLYPRFDSAGRSVHGGVPQNVSLWAHRKMLQKRVEHYIRTQESEGLAVIDWEDWRPVWVRNWQDKDVYRRSSRQLVASRHPDWPPDRIVKQAQYEFEFAAQQFMLETLRYVKAVRPRHLWGFYLFPDCYNHDYVQNWESYTGRCPDVEVARNDQLAWLWAESTALFPSVYLDETLASSRHGRNFVSFRVQEALRVARTHHANHALPVYVFTRPTYSRRLTGLSEMDLISTIGESAALGAAGVILWGDAGYTTSTETCQYLKDYLTRLLVPYVVNVSWATQYCSRAQCHGHGRCVRRNPSASTFLHLSTNSFRLVPSHTPGEPQLRPVGELSWADLDHLQTHFRCQCYLGWSGEQCQWDHRQAAGGASEAWAAFHLTSLLALAALAFTWTL